A genomic region of Oncorhynchus mykiss isolate Arlee chromosome 2, USDA_OmykA_1.1, whole genome shotgun sequence contains the following coding sequences:
- the LOC110500995 gene encoding fin bud initiation factor yields MASIPLVLLLLMSSLALYWAVYTGPLKPEMSNGTFHHFFVPDGDYEDNDDPEQCQMLFKFADRRACGVHHDEDSDSVVREDFIIVKHQIEDAARLLENIGMSISHDLDGEDSYEKFLTGEITQISEAFTSVEKSLLELEVKFKQSQDNDLRGENQLNDYVLKPIYEVKDALRETTDISLGLRDKHELLSLIVRSQGSRLSRLKADYLNV; encoded by the coding sequence ATGGCTTCTATTCCACTGGTGCTGCTACTTTTAATGTCTTCTTTGGCGCTTTACTGGGCAGTTTATACCGGACCGTTAAAACCGGAAATGTCCAACGGGACTTTTCATCACTTCTTCGTACCGGACGGAGATTATGAGGATAATGATGACCCCGAGCAATGTCAAATGCTTTTTAAATTCGCAGACCGACGTGCGTGTGGTGTCCATCACGACGAAGACAGCGATTCAGTGGTACGTGAAGACTTTATCATCGTGAAGCACCAAATTGAAGACGCCGCAAGGTTGTTGGAAAACATCGGCATGAGTATTTCACACGACCTGGACGGAGAGGATAGCTATGAGAAGTTTCTCACTGGGGAGATCACTCAGATCTCTGAGGCTTTTACAAGCGTGGAGAAATCTCTCCTGGAGTTGGAGGTCAAGTTTAAACAGAGTCAAGACAACGATCTGAGAGGGGAGAACCAGCTCAATGACTATGTTCTGAAGCCTATCTATGAAGTTAAGGACGCACTCAGGGAGACAACGGACATTTCATTGGGACTCAGAGATAAACATGAACTGTTGTCTCTCATTGTTCGCAGTCAAGGCTCAAGGTTGAGTCGCCTCAAGGCAGATTATCTCAATGTATAG